A section of the Nitrospira sp. genome encodes:
- a CDS encoding PilZ domain-containing protein — protein MVIRQQPRFQVSFFGTLGYQNRLHQITKSFDLSRNGCRLESPFEAYAGMKVNLLLSLPEGESPILIEQAVVRWCGVRDMGLEFQSLSSPHRERLYRTLRRFETALDHEYPCPPSTSTM, from the coding sequence ATGGTCATCCGACAACAGCCCCGCTTCCAGGTATCCTTCTTCGGGACGCTGGGATATCAGAACCGCCTGCATCAGATTACCAAGTCCTTTGATCTCTCGCGGAACGGCTGCCGACTCGAAAGTCCTTTCGAAGCCTACGCCGGGATGAAAGTCAATCTCCTGCTCTCCCTCCCGGAAGGCGAGTCGCCGATCCTCATCGAACAAGCGGTGGTCCGGTGGTGCGGCGTCCGAGATATGGGCCTCGAATTTCAATCTCTCTCCTCTCCTCACCGCGAGCGTTTGTACCGGACCCTCCGGCGCTTCGAAACCGCCCTCGACCATGAATATCCCTGCCCCCCTTCCACGAGCACCATGTGA